The DNA window AGAAGAAGTGGGCTCCGGAGAGCAGCCACAGGCCAGTGAGGACACCCGCGATGATCAGAATGAGACTGGCGTGCCGCCACAGTGAGCGGCGTGTCGCCGCGAGGGCCTGAGGAGTGCGGGCCAGAGCGCCACGGCCACCGTCGGGGAGATCCGTGGTGAGGGGTGCGAGCTCGTCGCGATATTTCGCGGCGTAGGCGGCCGCGAGCCGTTCCTCGCCCTCGGCCAGATCGAGGCGTCCCTCCGCCATCGCGGCGCGCAGGATCTCGGCGACGTGGTCGCGTTCCGTGTCGGAGGTGCGGAACCGGGTCCCGGGTTGCATGGGTCTCCTCCTTGGTGGGTTGCTGTTCTGCCCACCAGAGTCCTCGTCGTGGCGCTCCGGCGCGTCGCCCCGCGGGAGCATCCTGAGGGAGTGCTCGGGACGGCCGGACCCCATCCGGCGTACTCCCCGGGGAGTAGGCCGAGGGGGCGATGTGGGCCTGTCGGCGTATCCGCCGTTCGCCCTCGGCGACGATGCCCCGCCGGTGCGCGGTGCCGTAGGTTCGGCGGCATGAGGCATCCCGGCAGGCGATCGTGGCAGCGCGAGGCTGCACGCGCTGAGCACGACGGGCTCGATGAGCGGCCGTCGTGGGCGGCGCGGCGCGAGTTCGCCGGCCGTCCGCCATGGGGTCGCCGGCCGCCATGGGCTCGGCGCAGGCATGTGGGCTGGCCGCCCGGCGCTGTGGCCGGGGCGCTGCTCTTCCAGGTGCTCGGTGTCCGCAACGTCGAGGTGCACACCGATCTCCTCGCGCTGGTCTACGCGCTGTCGCTGATCGGGCCACTCGCTCTCCTCTGGCGCCGGCGCGCGCCGCTCGCGGTCTTCGCGGTGGCGGTCTCCGCGTCGATCGGGATCGCGACGGTCGCCGCGCCGCACTGGACTTATGCGGTTGCCCCGCTCGTCGCGTTGTTCTGCCTCTCCGGGGCGGGCCGTCACCGGACCGCTTTCGTGGCGGCCGGCGTCGCCTTCGCGGCCTATCTGGCGGTCATGTTCGCGCTTCTGGAGCCGCTCGGTCTCCCGGGCGACCCGCCCCGCCTGCGGCAGGCGTTGCTGCTGGCGGGCGGGCTCGCCGGTGCGGTCGTGACCGGTGCGGCGGCCCGGGGCTATGCCGAGCAGGCCGCTGCCATGGAGAGGTTCCGGGCCGAGCAGGAGCGGGCCGAGGAGGAGCAGGCCCGGGCCCGTGCCGAGCAGGAGCGCCGGCAGGCCTCCGAGGAGCGGCTGCGGATCGCCAGCGAGCTGCACGACGTGCTCGGTCATCACCTGTCGCTGATCAACGTGCAGGCCGGTGTCGGGCTGCACCTGATGGACAGCCGGCCGGAGCAGGCCCGGGAGGCGCTGGCGGCGATCAAGACGGCGAGCTCGGAGGCGCTACGGGAGGTGCGGTCGGTGCTCGACGCGTTGCGCACCGAGGGCGAGGCGGCGCCCCGGCAGCCCGCGCTCGGCCTGAACCGGCTCGGCGAGCTCACCGCGGACGCCGGGATCCCGGTGCGGACCGAGGTCATGGGCGAGCCGCGCGAGCTTCCCGCCGAGGTGGATCGGGCCGCCTACCGGATCGTTCAGGAGGCGCTGACGAATGTGCGGCGCCACGCAGGGCCGAAACCGGATGCAACGGTCTCCATCGGTTACCTGCCGTCGTACCTTCATTTGTCGATCAGAAACGATGGGCCCGTGGTGCGCGCATCGGAGGGAGAGGCCGTGGCCGGCAGCGGGCAGGGGAGTGGCATCGCCGGGATGCGAGCGCGTGCGGAGAGTCTCGGCGGTCGGCTGGAGGCGGGTCCTCCGGCGGGCGGCGGCTTCCTGGTGTCGGTGATGCTGCCGGCGCCGCACATGTCTCCCGAGCCGGGCGGCCCCCTCCCGCCGGATGAGCCTTTCCCGCCGGACGAGCCTTTTCCCGGGGACGAGCCCTTCCCGGAGGACGAGTCTTTCGCCACGGGGTCCGGTCGGGATGCGGCGGGTGAGGCGCGGTGATCTCGGTGGTGCTGGCGGACGACCAGGCGCTGGTGCGGGCCGGGTTCCGGGCGTTGCTCGACGCGGAGCCGGACATCGCGGTGGTCGGTGAGGCCGCCGACGGGGTTCAGGCGGTCGAGCTGGTCCGGAGCAAGCGGCCGGACGTGGTGCTCATGGACATCAGGATGCCCGGCGTCGACGGACTCGAAGCGACCCGCCGGATCGCCGCGGACGCCGAGCTGGCCGGGACGCGGGTGGTCATCCTGACGACGTTCGAGCTGGATGAGTACGTTTTCGAGGCGCTGCGCACCGGCGCGTCGGGGTTCCTGGTGAAGGACACCGAACCGGTCGAACTGCTGCGGGCGGTGCGCGTGGTGGCGGCCGGGGAAGCGCTGCTGTCGCCGAGTGTGACGCGGCGGGTCATCGGCGGGTTCATGGCGGGGACCGGGCGCGGTCCGACGCCGGAGCCGTCGTCCCAGCTGGAGCAG is part of the Actinoplanes missouriensis 431 genome and encodes:
- a CDS encoding response regulator, encoding MISVVLADDQALVRAGFRALLDAEPDIAVVGEAADGVQAVELVRSKRPDVVLMDIRMPGVDGLEATRRIAADAELAGTRVVILTTFELDEYVFEALRTGASGFLVKDTEPVELLRAVRVVAAGEALLSPSVTRRVIGGFMAGTGRGPTPEPSSQLEQLTEREKEVMVLVAEGLTNDEIAGRLMISPATAKTHVSRTMIKLGARDRVQLVVLAYEFGLIRPGWLTG
- a CDS encoding DUF1707 domain-containing protein: MQPGTRFRTSDTERDHVAEILRAAMAEGRLDLAEGEERLAAAYAAKYRDELAPLTTDLPDGGRGALARTPQALAATRRSLWRHASLILIIAGVLTGLWLLSGAHFFWPVIPLAFLVIGLMRHARYGRYRFHYSYAHGSCG
- a CDS encoding sensor histidine kinase, whose protein sequence is MGWPPGAVAGALLFQVLGVRNVEVHTDLLALVYALSLIGPLALLWRRRAPLAVFAVAVSASIGIATVAAPHWTYAVAPLVALFCLSGAGRHRTAFVAAGVAFAAYLAVMFALLEPLGLPGDPPRLRQALLLAGGLAGAVVTGAAARGYAEQAAAMERFRAEQERAEEEQARARAEQERRQASEERLRIASELHDVLGHHLSLINVQAGVGLHLMDSRPEQAREALAAIKTASSEALREVRSVLDALRTEGEAAPRQPALGLNRLGELTADAGIPVRTEVMGEPRELPAEVDRAAYRIVQEALTNVRRHAGPKPDATVSIGYLPSYLHLSIRNDGPVVRASEGEAVAGSGQGSGIAGMRARAESLGGRLEAGPPAGGGFLVSVMLPAPHMSPEPGGPLPPDEPFPPDEPFPGDEPFPEDESFATGSGRDAAGEAR